The sequence below is a genomic window from Draconibacterium halophilum.
ATACCAATGGGTGTAGCTGAATCGCTTTACCCTCAATAAGTACAGGTTGGAATGCCTGAATTGACAGACGGTGCAAAGTAGGTGCCCTGTTCAACATTACAGGGTGTCCTTTTAACACGTTTTCAAGAATCTCCCATACAACAGGGTCTTTTCTGTCAACGATTTTCTTTGCCGATTTTACTGTTTTAACAATACCTCTTTCAATCAGTTTACGGATTACAAAAGGTTTGTAAAGCTCGGCAGCCATATCTTTTGGAATACCGCATTCGTGGATCCTTAATTTAGGCCCAACAACGATAACAGAACGTGCAGAATAGTCAACACGTTTACCCAAAAGGTTCTGACGGAAACGACCTTGCTTACCTTTCAAACTGTCAGACAGTGATTTTAGCGCCCGGTTGTTTTCCGTTTTAACGGCATTAGATTTTCTTGAGTTATCGAATAACGAATCCACAGCTTCCTGCAACATTCGTTTCTCGTTTCTTAAAATTACCTCGGGAGCTTTAATCTCGATCAATCGTTTCAAACGGTTGTTACGGATAATCACTCTTCGGTACAGGTCATTCAAATCTGACGTTGCGAAACGACCACCATCAAGAGGTACCAACGGACGCAAATCAGGAGGAATTACAGGCACAACCCGAACAATCATCCATTCCGGACGGTTAAGGTTCTTACTTGCTCTGAAAGCCTCAACAACCTGCAGACGTTTTAACGCCTCATTTTTACGCTGTTGCGATGTTTCTGTATTTGCTTTATGACGTAACGTGAACGACAAGTCGTCCAACTCTATTCGGCTAAGAATATCGAATAGTGCCTCAGCACCCATTTTTGCGATAAACTTATTTGGATCGTCATCATCAAGGAATTGATTTTCTTTTGGAAGTGTGTCCAGAATATCCAGATACTCTTCTTCAGTTAGGAAATCCAACTCTTTAACACCATCCTGATGTTTTACACCAGCCTGGATAACAACATAGCGTTCGTAATAAATAATGGTATCCAGCTTTTTGGTAGGTAAACCAAGCAGGTACCCAATTTTGTTAGGCAACGATTTGAAATACCAAATGTGAGCTACCGGAACCACCAATGAGATGTGTCCCATACGCTCACGACGTACTTTCTTTTCAGTTACTTCAACACCACAACGATCACAAACGATTCCTTTATAACGAATACGTTTGTATTTACCACAGTGACATTCGTAGTCTTTTACCGGTCCGAAAATACGCTCACAAAACAAACCATCACGTTCAGGTTTATATGTTCTGTAGTTAATTGTTTCAGGCTTCAGTACTTCACCAAACGATCTCTCCAGAATTTCTTCAGGAGATGAAAGGCTTACCGAAACTTTTGAGAAACTAGTTTTTGCTTTATTATCTTTTTTGAATGCCATAATTCAAATTAACTATCAAATTAAAACTGCACCTAACTTATTCTACTCCATTCTAACGCTCAGACCAAGTCCGCGTAGTTCGTGAAGTAGTACATTCAGCGACTCCGGAATTCCTGGTTGTGGCATCGGCTCACCTTTCACAATCGATTCGTAAGCTTTTGCTCTTCCCATTACGTCGTCTGACTTAACGGTAAGAATTTCCTGAAGTATATGTGAAGCACCAAATGCTTCGAGTGCCCAAACTTCCATTTCACCAAAACGCTGACCACCAAACTGTGCTTTACCACCTAATGGCTGCTGCGTAATTAATGAGTAAGGTCCGATTGAACGTGCGTGCATTTTGTCTTCAACCATGTGGCCCAGTTTCATCATGTAAATAATACCAACTGTTGCAGGCTGGTCGAATGGCTCACCGGTTTCACCGTTTACCAGGCGGGTTTCTCCAAAACGTGGAATTCCTGCCTTATCGGTGTACTCCGAAATCTCATCCAAACTTGCACCATCAAAAATCGGTGTTGCAAATTTCAAACCAAGCTCTTTACCAGCCCATCCAAGTACAGTTTCGTAAATCTGCCCAAGGTTCATTCGTGATGGTACACCAAGTGGGTTCAATACAATATCAACTGGTGTTCCGTCGGCAAGGAATGGCATATCTTCTGCACGTACCACACGCGAAACAATACCTTTGTTACCGTGTCGACCTGCCATTTTATCACCAATTTGCAGTTTACGCTTTTTAGCAATATAAATTTTTGCCAACTGAATAATACCTGCAGGAAGCTCATCACCGATAGTTACGTTGTAACGCTCGCGACGTGAAACGGCTTCTGCTTCTTTCTGCTTCATAATGTAGTTGTTCACCAATCTGAAAATCAAATCATTTTTGGCTTTATCAGTGGTCCATTTTGAAGGATCGATATTCACATAATCCAGTTCTTGTAATTGCTTCAGTGTAAACTTAACACCTTTTGGAATAAACTCTGTTCCGTAATAGTCTTTTACTCCTTGCGAAGTTTTACCATTTACCAAATTAAAAAGCTTATCCTCAAGTTTTACGCGAAGTACTGCAATTTCCTTTTCCAGTTTCTCATCGATCTGGTCGAGCAATGTTTTTGTTGCTTTACCTTTTTTGTCTTTCGCTACACGCGAGAACAATTTTTTGTCGATTACAACACCTTTTAGTGAAGGAGATGCTTTTAGTGATGCATCTTTAACATCACCTGCTTTATCACCAAAGATTGCACGTAGCAGTTTTTCTTCCGGAGAAGGATCAGATTCTCCTTTTGGAGTAATCTTTCCGATAAGGATATCGCCAGGTTTAACATCGGCTCCAACCCTAATCAGTCCATTCTCATCAAGATTTCTTGTTGCTTCTTCGCTAACGTTAGGAATATCCGAAGTAAATTCTTCAACTCCACGTTTAGTATCACGCACTTCCAAAGTGTATTCATCAACATGTACTGATGTGAAAACATCTTCGCGAACAATACGCTCCGAGATTACAATTGCATCCTCGTAGTTATATCCCTGCCATGGCATAAATGCCACTTGCAGGTTTCGTCCAAGAGCCAGCTCGCCTTTGTCGGTTGCATATCCTTCTGTAAGAATCTCATCTTTAAATACGCGCTGACCTTTAACTACAATTGGTTTCAAGTCAACTGTAGTACCTTGGTTCGTTTTAGTATATTTTTGCAGATTATATGTTACAACCTCCGGTTCGAAGCTCACAAAGCGATCTTCTTCCGTCATATCGTAACGAACGATAATCTGTTTCGCATCAACAAATTCAATAACACCATCAGATATGGCACATACCATAACTTCCGAGTCTTTAGCAACACCGCCTTCCAGACCGGTACCTACAACAGGTGCTTCAGGACGGAGCAGTGGTACAGCCTGGCGCATCATGTTCGATCCCATCAACGCCCGGTTTGCATCATCGTGCTCAAGGAACGAAATAAGTGATGCTGCAACAGAAGCAATCTGGTTGGGGCCAACGTCCATCAGCTCAACCTCTCCGGCCTCAACAACAGGATAGTCACCATCCAAACGTGCTTTTACACGTTCGTTAACGAATTTCCCATCCTCCGCAATTGGCGCATTCGCCTGTGCAATAATTTTACCTTCTTCCTCTTCGGCAGTAAGGTAAACAGCACCAGTTTCAGAAAGATCAACAACTCCTTCCGATACTTTTCGGTATGGTGTTGAGATAAATCCGAGATCGTTAATTTTTGCGAAAACACATAAAGAAGAAATCAAACCAATGTTTGGTCCTTCAGGTGTTTCAATAGGACATAAACGACCGTAGTGTGTAAAGTGAACGTCACGAACCTCGAAACCTGCCCGTTCGCGCGAGAGACCACCAGGACCTAAAGCTGACATACGACGTTTGTGTGTCATTTCTGCCAGTGGGTTGGTTTGATCCATAAACTGCGACAATGCATTTGTTCCGAAGAAGGAGTTGATTACCGAAGATAAAGTTTTCGAGTTAATCAAATCAATCGGAGTAAACACTTCATTATCGCGAACATTCATGCGTTCGCGAATAGTACGTGCCATACGCGCTAAACCTACACCAAACTGGTTGTACATTTGCTCGCCTACTGTACGTACCCTACGGTTACTTAAGTGGTCAATATCATCAACATCGGTTTTTGAGTTTACCAACTGAATCAGATTCTTGATAATCTCAATGATGTCGACTTTTGTTAGTACACGGTTTTCCGTGTCCAGATCAATTCCTAATTTTTTATTGATTCTGTAACGACCAACTTCTCCAAGGTCGTATCTCTTATCCGAGAAGAACAGTTTATCAATAACGTCGCGAGCAGTCGCTTCATCGGGCGGTTCTGCGTTACGCAACTGACGGTAGATATGAAGAACAGCTTCTTTTTCCGAGTTACATGGATCTTTTTGAAGCGTGTTGTAAATAATAGCAAAGTCTTGCTGGTTTTGATCTTCTTTATGTAACAGAATGGTTTTTACACCCGATTCAAGAATTTCTTCAATATGACTTTCTTCAATGTCTGTTTCACGATCAATAATTACTTCGTTACGCTCGATCGATACAACTTCACCGGTATCTTCATCAACAAAATCTTCAACCCACGATTTCAATACACGGGCTGCTAGTTTTCTACCTATTACTTTCTTTAAACCTGACTTAGAAACTTTTACTTCGTCTGCCAGATCGAATATTTCCAGTACATCTTTATCGCTTTCGTAGCCAATAGCACGCAATAATGTGGTTACAGGTAATTTCTTTTTCCTGTCGATGTATGCAAACATCACACTGTTGATGTCGGTAGCAAATTCAATCCACGATCCTTTAAAAGGAATGACACGTGCTGAATATAGTTTTGTACCGTTGGCATGTAAACTTTGACCAAAGAATACACCCGGAGATCTGTGCAACTGAGAAACGATAACCCGCTCGGCACCATTTATAATAAAGGTACCTCTGTCGGTCATGTATGGCACAGTTCCTAAATATACATCCTGAATCACGGTGTCAAAATCTTCGTGTTCCGGATCGGTACAATAGAGTTTCAATTTTGCTTTTAGCGGTACGCTAAAAGTTAAACCACGTTCTATACACTCGTCTATAGAGTATCGAGGAGGATCGACCTGATAGTCGATAAATTCCAATACGAAATTATTTCGAGTATCCGAAATTGGAAAATTTTCTTCAAAAACTCTGTATAAACCCTCGATTTTCCTTTTGTCAGGCGTGGTTTTTAACTGAAAAAAATCTTTAAATGATTTAACTTGTACTTCCAAGAAGTCAGGGTAATCAAACCTGGTTTGTGTTGAGGAAAAATTAATCCTCTCTTTTTTTGCTTGTACTGACATGCATTTATACAGGTTAATTATATAAAAGATAAATACACAAAAAGGTTTAGAACCCAACTTCCGATGGGTTCTAAACCATATAACCTAAATCTTAGGTATTTGCTTATTTTACTTCAACTTCTGCTCCAGCTTCTTCTAGCTGTGCTTTTAAAGCTTCTGCTTCGTCTTTCGAAACTTTTTCTTTAAGCGCTTTTGGAGCTTCATCGACAACTGCTTTGGCTTCTTTCAGACCAAGACCAGTTAGTTCTTTAACGAGTTTAACAACTGCCAGCTTAGAGCCTCCTGCAGCTTTTAAAACTACGTCAAATTCAGTTTGTTCAGCAGCGGCTTCTTCGCCACCACCTGCAGCCGGACCTGCAACTGCTACTGCAGCAGCAGCTGGTTCAATACCATATTCGTCTTTTAGAATACCAGCTAATTCGTTAACCTCTTTAACAGTCAAGTTTACCAACTCTTCTGCAAGCTGTTTTAAATCTGCCATTTTTATTTCTTTTTAAATATTATTTCAAAAAAATTATTCTTTCGCTTTCAGTGTATCAAGAACACCGTGAATTGTATTACCACCAGATTCTAACTGTCCGAGAACAGTTTTCATTGGTGATTGTAACAGGGCAACAACATCAGCAATAAGCTCGTTTTTAGATTTAACGGCAATTAATGCCTCCAATTGGTCAGCTCCCATATAAATTGACTCTTCAACATAAGCAGCCTTTAATACAGGCTTTTTGTGCTTTTTAGCGAAGTCTTTAATCAATTTAGCCGGTGCATTACCGTTTGAAGAAAACATTACTGTGGTGTTTCCCTTAAGCGCATCAAAAATCTCTTCAGTCTCTTTAGCAGAGTTCTCAAGAGCTTTTCGTAGTAGAGTATTCTTAACAACAACCAGTTTTACATCTTGGCTGAAACATAGTCTCCTTAAATCGCTGGTATTTTCAGCATTTAAGCCTTGTATGTCCGTCAGGTAAAAATGCTCGTATGAATCTATCTGTTCTTGTAACTGATTAATAATAACTTGTTTCTCTGAACTCTTCATAATTCCTCATTTTTATTCTGCAAACGACTTAGCTTCTACTTGAATACCAGGGCTCATGGTACTTGATAAATAGATACTCTTAATGTAGGTTCCTTTCGCAGCAACAGGTTTAAGTTTGTTTATCGTGTTGAGAAACTCTAAGGCATTGTCTTTAATCTTATCAGCCGAGAAAGATACTTTCCCGATTGTAGTATGAACAATACCAAATTTATCAACTTTAAAATCAATCTTACCTTGTTTTACTTCGGCGATAGCTTTTCCAACTTCCATAGTTACCGTACCACTTTTGGGGTTTGGCATTAAACCACGAGGACCTAAAATACGTCCTAACTGCCCAACTTTTCCCATAACGGGAGGCATAGTGATAACTACATCAACATCAGTCCAACCACCTTTTATTTTCTCAACGTAATCGTCGAGTCCTACATAGTCGGCTCCGGCATCTTTGGCTTCCTGCTCTTTGTCAGGAGTAACCATTGCCAAAACGCGTACCTCTTTACCTGTCCCATGGGGTAACGAAACTACGCCCCTAACCATCTGGTTAGCTTTTCTAGGATCAACTCCAAGCCTTACATCGATATCAATCGATGCATCAAATTTGGTAAATGTAATTTCTTTCACCAGCTTCGATGCTTCTTCGATAGAGTAAGCTTTTCCTTTTTCGAGTTTATCCAAAGACGCTTTTTGATTTTTCGTAATTCTGCCCATCGTAAAAGATATTTTTAGTTATTGAATGGTGAAGCACCTTTAACAGTGATTCCCATACTTCTGGCAGTTCCAGCTACCATTTTCATCGCAGACTCAACTGTAAAACAGTTCAGGTCAGACATTTTGCCTTCGGCAATTTGTTTTACCTGTTCCCAGTTTACCGAACCCACTTTATTAATGTGAGGCTCTGGTGAACCACTTTTCAGTTTTGCCGCTTCCAATAATTGAACCGCCACAGGAGGTTGTTTGATTATGAAGTCAAAAGACTTGTCTGCATAAACAGTTATAATAACAGGAAGTACTTTCCCTGCCTGGTCTTGTGTACGACCATTAAACTGCTTACAGAACTGCATAATATTTACTCCTTTGGCACCCAATGCTGGTCCCACCGGTGGTGAAGGATTAGCCGCACCACCTTTAATCTGTAATTTAATTAATCCAGCAACTTCTTTCGCCATAACAATAAATTAAAGCGTTACTATTCCTTTTCAACTTGCATAAAGCTAAGTTCTAAAGGAGTTTTACGTCCAAAAATCTTCACCATCACCTGCAGCTTTTTCTTCTCCTCATTGATTTCTTCAATGGTTCCGTTAAAGCCGTTGAATGGTCCGTCGATTACTTTTACAGTTTCTCCTACCACAAATGGGATATTGAGTTCTTCGTCGGTTTCTGCTAATTCATCCACACGACCTAAAATCCTGTTTACCTCGCTCTGCCGCATCGGCACCGGATCTCCACCTTTGGTGTCGCCTAAGAATCCGATTACGTTAGGAAAATTCCTTAGTGTGTGTGTAACTTCACCCACTAAAGCAGCTTCGATTAAAACATATCCCGGGAAAAAGTTTCGTTCCTTACTGATTTTTTTACCATTTCGGATCTGATAAACTTTTTCGGTTGGTATTAAAACCTGATCTACATACCCTTTGAGGTCTCCTACCGCGATTTCGTTCTCGATATATTCTTTAACCTTCTTCTCTTTGCCACCAATAGCACGTAGAACATACCATTTTTTACTATTTTCGCTCATATAGCCTTAAGGGTTTTGATTAATAAAATAATCCATAAATAAAATCCATTATGTTTCTGAATGTCAGATCCATAACGAAGATAACTAATGATATTATAAAGGAAGCAATCATTACTACCAAGGCGCTACTTTGTAGCTCTTTCCAAGTAGGCCATGTAACTTTATGCACAAGCTCGTCATAGGCCTCTTGTAAATATATTTTTAGTTTCATTCTAATGTAACTTATTTAGCTCGGAAGGTAAGATTCGAACTTACTGTTTATCCAACCACCCCATTTACGAGTTTCAACCGAAAATAATCCCGGGCCGGAACCCGGGATTAATTCTAATTTCCTTATATCTTAAAATTAAAGAATTTCAGTTACCTGACCAGCACCTACGGTACGTCCTCCTTCGCGAATTGCGAAACGAAGACCTACGTTTAATGCTACCGGGTAAATCAAATCTACTTCAATAGTAACGTTATCGCCAGGCATAACCATTTCGCGACCTTCTTCCAGGTGAATCTCACCAGTTACGTCTAATGTACGTAAGTAGAATTGAGGACGGTATTTGTTATGGAATGGAGTGTGACGTCCACCTTCTTCTTTTTTCAATACGTAAACCTCAGCTTTGAATTTGTTGTGAGGAGTGATTGAACCAGGTTTTGCCAAAATCTGTCCGCGTTTAATTTCTTTCTTGTCTACACCACGCAACAACAAACCTACGTTGTCACCTGCCATACCGTCGTCCAAAATCTTACGAAACATCTCAACACCAGTACAAACTGTCTTACGACCTTCAGCTCCAAGACCGATCAACTGCATCTCGTCACCTGTGTGAATAACACCAGTTTCGATACGACCTGTAGCAACAGTACCACGACCTGTAATTGAGAATACGTCCTCAACAGGCATCAAGAATGGTTTATCAACATCACGTGGAGGAAGTGGAATCCAAGTATCGCAAGCGTCCATCAATTCCAGAATTTTTTCTTCCCATTCTGGCTCACCGTTCAATCCACCAAGAGCAGAACCTTGTACAACAGGTGTGTTATCACCGTCGAATTCGTAGAAGTCTAACAACTCGCGAATTTCCATTTCTACAAGCTCTAATAACTCTTCATCGTCAACCATATCCACTTTGTTCATGAATACAACCAAACGAGGAACGTTTACCTGACGTGCAAGAAGGATGTGCTCGCGAGTCTGTGGCATAGGACCATCAGTAGCCGCAACAACGATAATAGCACCGTCCATCTGGGCAGCACCAGTTACCATATTCTTCACGTAGTCAGCGTGACCAGGACAGTCAACGTGTGCATAGTGACGCGTAGCTGTTTCATACTCAACGTGAGCCGTGTTAATTGTAATACCCCTTTCTTTCTCCTCAGGAGCGTTGTCAATTTGATCAAATGCTTTTATTTCACAAAAGCCTTTTTTTGCTAAAACTGTAGTAATAGCGGCTGTCAAGGTAGTTTTACCATGATCAACGTGGCCAATAGTACCAATGTTTACATGGTCCTTGTCCCTGTTAAAATGTTCTTTAGCCATAATTGCAAAATTTTAATTTATTATCTTTTAAATCATCTGAGCCAAAGACGAGAATTGAACTCGTGACCTCATCCTTACCAAGGATGCGCTCTACCCCTGAGCTACTCCGGCCTAAAACACACAAAGAGACGGGAATTATGAACAATTACTTATTCAAAATTCCAATCTCTGTTCTGAGCGGGAAACGGGACTCAAACCCGCGACCCTTAGCTTGGAAGGCTAATGCTCTATCAACTGAGCTATTCCCGCTTATTGTCTACTGGCAAAATGCCGTGCAAAATTACAACTTTTTCCCAAACAACCGAATATTTTTCTCTACTCGTGCGCTTTTTTTTTGATTTTCTCAATTTACTTTTTGCAAAGTTAAAAATCAAATAATCATTTCTAAAGCTTCACATCTCTGCAAAGCATTACGTTTTCAGCTGTCTTCAGAACGCCCCTAAAAAGGGTGTGCAAATGTAAAAATATTATTTTAAAAAACTAAAGGTTATAGTATAATTTTTAAATATTATTTACTCTTGAGTTTTTCCTTGTATTTAACAAGCTGTTTCTTAATCGCATCAATGGCTAAATCTGTTGCTTCTTCAAATGTATCTGCTTGCTTTTTGGCGAAC
It includes:
- the rpoB gene encoding DNA-directed RNA polymerase subunit beta codes for the protein MSVQAKKERINFSSTQTRFDYPDFLEVQVKSFKDFFQLKTTPDKRKIEGLYRVFEENFPISDTRNNFVLEFIDYQVDPPRYSIDECIERGLTFSVPLKAKLKLYCTDPEHEDFDTVIQDVYLGTVPYMTDRGTFIINGAERVIVSQLHRSPGVFFGQSLHANGTKLYSARVIPFKGSWIEFATDINSVMFAYIDRKKKLPVTTLLRAIGYESDKDVLEIFDLADEVKVSKSGLKKVIGRKLAARVLKSWVEDFVDEDTGEVVSIERNEVIIDRETDIEESHIEEILESGVKTILLHKEDQNQQDFAIIYNTLQKDPCNSEKEAVLHIYRQLRNAEPPDEATARDVIDKLFFSDKRYDLGEVGRYRINKKLGIDLDTENRVLTKVDIIEIIKNLIQLVNSKTDVDDIDHLSNRRVRTVGEQMYNQFGVGLARMARTIRERMNVRDNEVFTPIDLINSKTLSSVINSFFGTNALSQFMDQTNPLAEMTHKRRMSALGPGGLSRERAGFEVRDVHFTHYGRLCPIETPEGPNIGLISSLCVFAKINDLGFISTPYRKVSEGVVDLSETGAVYLTAEEEEGKIIAQANAPIAEDGKFVNERVKARLDGDYPVVEAGEVELMDVGPNQIASVAASLISFLEHDDANRALMGSNMMRQAVPLLRPEAPVVGTGLEGGVAKDSEVMVCAISDGVIEFVDAKQIIVRYDMTEEDRFVSFEPEVVTYNLQKYTKTNQGTTVDLKPIVVKGQRVFKDEILTEGYATDKGELALGRNLQVAFMPWQGYNYEDAIVISERIVREDVFTSVHVDEYTLEVRDTKRGVEEFTSDIPNVSEEATRNLDENGLIRVGADVKPGDILIGKITPKGESDPSPEEKLLRAIFGDKAGDVKDASLKASPSLKGVVIDKKLFSRVAKDKKGKATKTLLDQIDEKLEKEIAVLRVKLEDKLFNLVNGKTSQGVKDYYGTEFIPKGVKFTLKQLQELDYVNIDPSKWTTDKAKNDLIFRLVNNYIMKQKEAEAVSRRERYNVTIGDELPAGIIQLAKIYIAKKRKLQIGDKMAGRHGNKGIVSRVVRAEDMPFLADGTPVDIVLNPLGVPSRMNLGQIYETVLGWAGKELGLKFATPIFDGASLDEISEYTDKAGIPRFGETRLVNGETGEPFDQPATVGIIYMMKLGHMVEDKMHARSIGPYSLITQQPLGGKAQFGGQRFGEMEVWALEAFGASHILQEILTVKSDDVMGRAKAYESIVKGEPMPQPGIPESLNVLLHELRGLGLSVRME
- the rplL gene encoding 50S ribosomal protein L7/L12 — encoded protein: MADLKQLAEELVNLTVKEVNELAGILKDEYGIEPAAAAVAVAGPAAGGGEEAAAEQTEFDVVLKAAGGSKLAVVKLVKELTGLGLKEAKAVVDEAPKALKEKVSKDEAEALKAQLEEAGAEVEVK
- the rplJ gene encoding 50S ribosomal protein L10, whose translation is MKSSEKQVIINQLQEQIDSYEHFYLTDIQGLNAENTSDLRRLCFSQDVKLVVVKNTLLRKALENSAKETEEIFDALKGNTTVMFSSNGNAPAKLIKDFAKKHKKPVLKAAYVEESIYMGADQLEALIAVKSKNELIADVVALLQSPMKTVLGQLESGGNTIHGVLDTLKAKE
- the rplA gene encoding 50S ribosomal protein L1, which gives rise to MGRITKNQKASLDKLEKGKAYSIEEASKLVKEITFTKFDASIDIDVRLGVDPRKANQMVRGVVSLPHGTGKEVRVLAMVTPDKEQEAKDAGADYVGLDDYVEKIKGGWTDVDVVITMPPVMGKVGQLGRILGPRGLMPNPKSGTVTMEVGKAIAEVKQGKIDFKVDKFGIVHTTIGKVSFSADKIKDNALEFLNTINKLKPVAAKGTYIKSIYLSSTMSPGIQVEAKSFAE
- the rplK gene encoding 50S ribosomal protein L11, with amino-acid sequence MAKEVAGLIKLQIKGGAANPSPPVGPALGAKGVNIMQFCKQFNGRTQDQAGKVLPVIITVYADKSFDFIIKQPPVAVQLLEAAKLKSGSPEPHINKVGSVNWEQVKQIAEGKMSDLNCFTVESAMKMVAGTARSMGITVKGASPFNN
- the nusG gene encoding transcription termination/antitermination protein NusG; the encoded protein is MSENSKKWYVLRAIGGKEKKVKEYIENEIAVGDLKGYVDQVLIPTEKVYQIRNGKKISKERNFFPGYVLIEAALVGEVTHTLRNFPNVIGFLGDTKGGDPVPMRQSEVNRILGRVDELAETDEELNIPFVVGETVKVIDGPFNGFNGTIEEINEEKKKLQVMVKIFGRKTPLELSFMQVEKE
- the secE gene encoding preprotein translocase subunit SecE encodes the protein MKLKIYLQEAYDELVHKVTWPTWKELQSSALVVMIASFIISLVIFVMDLTFRNIMDFIYGLFY
- the tuf gene encoding elongation factor Tu, producing MAKEHFNRDKDHVNIGTIGHVDHGKTTLTAAITTVLAKKGFCEIKAFDQIDNAPEEKERGITINTAHVEYETATRHYAHVDCPGHADYVKNMVTGAAQMDGAIIVVAATDGPMPQTREHILLARQVNVPRLVVFMNKVDMVDDEELLELVEMEIRELLDFYEFDGDNTPVVQGSALGGLNGEPEWEEKILELMDACDTWIPLPPRDVDKPFLMPVEDVFSITGRGTVATGRIETGVIHTGDEMQLIGLGAEGRKTVCTGVEMFRKILDDGMAGDNVGLLLRGVDKKEIKRGQILAKPGSITPHNKFKAEVYVLKKEEGGRHTPFHNKYRPQFYLRTLDVTGEIHLEEGREMVMPGDNVTIEVDLIYPVALNVGLRFAIREGGRTVGAGQVTEIL